The following DNA comes from Mycolicibacterium aromaticivorans JS19b1 = JCM 16368.
GAGTGTTACAGGCGGTTTCGATGTGATTGTTTCAGTCGAACCCAACGCCGTCGGATGTGTTCGCCGCCGCACGCCACTGCGGCTCAGTCGATGCTTTTGGGTGGCGGCTGCACTATATTCGTGCCAAGCGGTCTGCTCCGACATGGCCTTCGGGGATGGGAGTCCGATGTTCCTCACGGCGGCTCCTAGTGAGGTAGGTGCGGTGCTCGCTGGTCGGTGGCCGGCGAGCAAATCACAGATCTGCGTGTGCAATGTGGCATCCCGCAGCTTGCGGCGCAGGATGCCGCCAGTCTCGACGATGAGGTGCGTCGCGAGGACTTCGAACGAGCAGGCTTGGCACCGCCGCCGCAGGTAAGCAACGTCGAGCGCCGCTGACCATCCCTGGCAGCGGATTGCACGGACCCCGCAACCGGCAGGAGGCTTTGGCAATGACACTCGATAGCCTTCGAGAGCTGGACGCATTGACGGTCGAGGTGATCAGCGACAACGTCAGCGACACCTACGTGACCAAAACCCCTTTCGCGGCATCAGAATTCGACAACGTAGTCAAAGGCGGCACCAAGACCATCGCCGGCGAGTCCCTATTGGTCGCCAATCTCGGCTACGGTCTGCGGTTGCGGTCCAGGATCGCCGACGATGAACGGGCGATCCTGTTTGACGCCGGCACTGAGCCCGCGGCCTTTGTCCGCAACTGCGAAAATCTCCACCTCGACCTTGGGATAGTCGAGGAGATCGCAATCAGCCACGGACACTGGGATCACATGGGCGCCTTGATCGCAGCCATCGACAAGATCATCATGTCGCGGGGATCCGTTGTGGTGCATGTCAATCCGGGGATGTTCGTCAAACGCGGCATTCGACTCTCCAACGGCCAGACCATTCCCGTCGCAGCCGTGCCCAGTGAGGCCGAGATGCGCGAGCACGGGGCGACCGTTGTCAACAACGGTGAAGCCCGCCTGTTGCTGGACGGACAGCTCTACTACAGCGGTGAGATCCCTCGAGTGACCGCGTTTGAGAAAGGGCGCGTCGATCACCTATGCCGACCCGACGACGCGACTGGTGATTGGCGGCCCGATCCCCTTTTGCTCGACGAGCGGATGCTCATCGCACACGTTCGCGATCTAGGACTAGTCATCTTCAGTGCCTGCTCCCACGCTGGCATCGTCAACGTGTGTACCGAAGCCCACCGACTGTTCCCCGACATTCCAATTCACGCCGTCATGGGTGGTCTGCATCTCGGCGGGGTCATGGAGCGGGTCATCCCCCAAACAGTCGCGGGGTTAGCCCCCTTCGACATTGGACACATCATTGCCGGCCACTGCACCGGCTGGCGAGCGGTACACGCCCTCGCCGAGGCCTACGGTGACCACGTCAGCCAATCCGCGGTCGGAACAAGCTATCACTTCCAAGCGCCCTGACGGACAATGCTCATTTTCGAGGCGCCGGGCTGCGCCGTTCGCTGTGACAGCAGAGGCCGCAGATCATCATCGACCGATTGATGACGAGGAAGACTTGGTCAGCCTGCCGCGACATGTTCTCGGGGCCCGCACGGAGAACGAAAAGTCTCCCACGGCCGCCCTGCGCCATCCGCAAAGAAAACCCTGAACCTCACGCGGTTCAGGGTTTATGGCGGTGGCGGAGGGATTTGAACCCTCGGACGGGGGTTACCCGTCACACGCTTTCGAGGCGTGCTCCTTAGGCCGCTCGGACACGCCACCGCCGAAGAGCTTACGTGTCGCGGGCGGGCTAACCCAAATCGCGCTGACGAGCAAAAAAGCCCTCCAATAGTGCGGCGCACTCCTCGGCGAGCACTCCCCCGCGCACCTCCGGCCGATGCGTCAGCCGCCGGTCGCGCACCACGTCCCAAAGTGAGCCCGCCGCACCGGTTTTGGGCTCCCACGCGCCGAACACCACGCGCGCCACCCGGGCCATCACCAGCGCGCCCGCGCACATCGTGCACGGCTCGACGGTCACCGCCAGGGTCGTCCCCGCCAGCCGCCAGCCGTCGCCGTACACCTGGGCCGCCGCCCGCAGCGCCAAGATCTCGGCGTGGGCGGTCGGGTCACCCAGCTTCTCGCGCGCATTGGCTGCCCGGGCCAACTCGGTGCCGTCCGGGCCGAAGACCACCGCACCGATCGGCACATCCTCGGACCCGGCCAGTCCGGCGGCGTCGAGGGCCGCGCGCACCAGAAGTTCGTCGGCGATCACCGATCGAGGCGGTCGAGCACTGCTGACAGCTCGTCGGCGAAACCCATCTCCCGCGCGATCCGGCCGAGTTGTTCGTCGGCGTACAGATCGGTCTCGTCGAGAATCACGCTCAGCACCGGCTCGGGCAGCCCGATATCGGCCAGGACGCCGAGGTCACCCTCTTCAAAGGGGTCGGCATCTTCGAGATCTTCCGGCGAAATGTCGGCGTCCAGAGTCTCCAGCGCTTCGGCAGCAATGTCGTAATCCAACGCCGCTGTGGCGTCCGACAACAGCAGCCGGGTACCGGACGGCGCCGGCCGCACGATCAAGAAGAACTCGTCGTCGATGTCCAGCAGCCCGAACACCGCGCCGGCGCTGCGCAATTCTCGCAACTCCGTTTCGGCGGCAGTCAGGCTGGTCAAAACCTTTGCGCTCATTGCCGAGCAACGCCACTTGCCGTCTTCGCGAACCACGGCGACCCCGAAGCCGTCCGGGGCCTCCGACCCGGGGCTGTTCTGGGCTCGCTGTGCTTCCATGGGCGCATACGCTAGTCGCTGATCAGGCCTTTTGACCAGGTACCCATCTGCGGTGCGGTTTGGATGTGTCAACCTGGACGTGTGACGAAGACACCCGTGTGCGTCCTCGGTCTCGGGCTCATCGGTGGCTCGGTGTTGCGAGCGGCGGTCGGTGCCGGGCGTGAAGCACTCGGCTACAACCGATCCGTCGAGGGCGCCCAGGGTGCGCGGTTCGACGGTTTCTCCGCCACCACCGATCTGACCGAGGCATTGTCGTGGGCCGCCGACCGCGAAGCGTTGATCGTCCTGGCCGTGCCCATGCCGGCGGTGTCGCAATTGCTCAGCCACATCAAGGACGTCGCCGGCGAATGCCCCCTTACCGACGTCATCAGCGTCAAGCGCGCGGTGCTCGACGCGGTCCGCGAGGCCGGCCTGCTTGACCGCTACGTCGGCGGCCACCCGATGGCCGGCACCGCCCACTCCGGTTGGAGCGCGGGCGACGCCGGACTGTTCGCGGGAGCGCCGTGGGTCCTCACCGTCGACGAGCACGTCGATGCCCGGGTGTGGGAGCAGGTCATGCACCTGGCGCTGGACTGCCATGCCGTCGTGGTCCCCGCCACGTCCGACGAGCACGACGCGGCGGCTGCCAGCATTTCGCACTTACCGCACCTGCTCGCCGAGGCATTGGCGGAGACGGCGGGCGAGGTGCCGCTGGCATTTGCTCTGGCGGCCGGCTCATTTCGGGACGGTACGCGGGTCGCGGCAACGGCCCCCGATCTGGTGCGGGCCATGTGCGAGGCGAACGCCGAGCAACTGCTGCCCACCCTCGACCGCGCGCTGGAGTTACTGAACCAGGCCCGCGCATCGCTGGCCGACAGAGGCTCGGTGGCCGATCTGGTCGAGGCCGGCCATGCCGCCCGCGCCCGCTACGACAGCTTCTCGCGCCCGCAGATCGTGACCATCGCGATCGGGGAAGAGGATTGGCGCGCCGAACTCGCCGCCGCCGGTCGCGCCGGCGGCGTGATCAGATCCGCTCTGCCAGTCCTGGGTAGTCGACAATAAAGCCGTCGGCGTCGACCGTGATCGTGGTGTCGGCGACCGGCGAGTGCAGCTTGATGCCGTCCCCGGCGTCCGGACCGGAGCTGCCGTAGCTGATGGTGGCCTGCTGGACGGTCAGGTCGGGCAAACTCACGTACACCACCGGCAGCGTCACCGAATCGACGCGCTGGTACAGGCCGGTACGCCGGATCGGCAGCGCGTTGAAGAACGGGCTGAAGACGACGTCGACGTCCAACGCCCCGTCGTAGGCGCCCCGCGACTGGCCCTGGTGATCGGTGACCAGCCACATGCCTTCCTCGTCGCGGGCGATCGACAGCTGCCGGTCCCGCTCGGCGAGGGTGACGCTCATGGACAGCCGTTTGGTCGCGCCGGTCTCGTCGGTCACCAGGTCGTAGGAAGCGCTGAAGGCCGGGTTGGTCTCGGCGGCCGCGGCGACGATGCGGCCATAGGCCTTGATCCGCTTGCCCGATAGCTGGACCCGGGCGGACTCCATCCGCGAATCGTCGTGCGCGCGCCAGGTCAGGATCGCCGGCCAGGCGCTTTCTGTCGCGTCGTTGGCTGCACTCACCCGTCTACCGTATGCGACGGGCCGCCCCGTTCGTAACCAGGTCGGGAAGTGCGGCTCATCTGTGATGTGGGTACGCGTGCATCCAAACTGACCTCGTCGTCGAGCAACGGTTGCGGCATCCGCCGGAATCGGCCCGAGCCGGGCACCGAAGCCCACACGGCCAGCGCCAGCAGCGCATCGAGCACCAGGGCCAGCACGGTCACCAGCAACGCACCGACCAAGGCGAGGTAGAACTGCCGGACCTTGATGCCGTCGATGAGGTAGCGCCCCAGGCCACCGAGGCTGGCGTAGGCGGCCACCGTCGCCGTCGCCACCACCTGCAGGGTGGCCGTGCGCAGCCCGCCCAGAATCAGCGGCAGCGCATTGGGCACCTCGACCCGCAGCAAAACCCTGGTCTCAGTCATGCCCATCGACCGGGCGGCGTCCACGACCGCCGGGTCGACGTTCGCGATCCCGGCATAGGTGCCTGCCAGCAGTGGCGGTATGCCCAGCAGCATGAGCGCGACGGTCGGCGGGAGCAGCCCGAGCCCCCACAGCAAGACCCCGAGCAGCAGTACGCCCAGGGTCGGCAGTGCCCGCAGCGCGTTGACCCCGGTGACCACCAGGAAGGTGCCACGCCCGGTGTGTCCGATCAGCAGACCGACGGGGATCGCGATGAGCGCGGAGATGACGACGGCGACGGCGGTGTACTGCAGGTGCTCGGCGATGCGGACCGCCAAACCGGCCCGGCCGCCCCAGTTGGCGCCGGTGAGGATGTAGGCGAGGGCTTCCTGCAGGAAGTTCATGAGCTCGCCTTGGCCCGGGCCCACGGGGTGATCAGGCGACCGGCCAACAGGATCAGTACGTCGATGACGATCGCGAGCAGGAAGATCGCGATGATGCCTGCGATGATCTGATCACTCTTGTCGGCCTGGTAGCCCTCGGTGAACCAGGTTCCCAGCCCGCCGATGCCGATGACCGAACCCACCGACACCATCGAGATGTTGGTCACCGCGACCACCCGCAGACCGGCGATCAGGACCGGAATCGACAGCGGCAGTTCGACTTTGAGCATCCTCGACACCGAGGTATAGCCAACCGCGGTGGCGGCGTCGCGTACCTGCGCCGGTACCGCGTCCAGCGCTTCGGGCACCGCCCGCACCAACAACGCGGTGGTGTAGAGGGTCAGCGCGACGATGACATTGGCCTCGTCGAGGATCCGGGTCGGGATGATCAGCGGCAGCACCACGAACAGTGCCAGCGACGGGATGGTGAAGATGATGCTGGCCGTCACCGTGGTCACCCGGCGCAGAGCGGTCGTCCGCCAGACGTAGGCGCCCACCGGCACCGCGATCACCAGACCCAGCACCACCGGAACCAGGGACAGCCGCAGGTGGATCACGGTCAGCGCCCACGCCTTGTCGAGATGGGTCAGTAGGTAGTTCATGCTCAACCACCGCCCGAGTCGCTGCGCTCCTGCCCCGCCGGGGTCCGTTGGGCCTCTAACGCTTCCAGAACGTCGTCGGCCCTGACCCCGCCGATCACCTGACCGCCGTCGTCGACGGCAACTCCCAGTCCGGCCGGGGAGGACAGCGCCGCATCAAGAGCCAGGCGCAGCGTAGCGCCGGGAGTGAACAGTGATCCGCCCGCAATTGTGCTGTCGTACAACGAGCTTCCGCCCCGGTGCAGTTGCACCCCGTCGGCGTCCAGCCAGGCGTAGGGCCGGCCGTCGTCGCGGGTGACCAGTCGCCAGTCCCCCGGCGCGAGCGTCAGCGCATCGATCTCGGCCTCGGTGACGGTCTGGATGTCGTGCAGCGGCAATCCGGAGGCCTGGCGGAACTGCAGGCCACGGTAGCCGCGGTCGGCGCCGATGAACCCGGAGACGAATTCGTTTGCCGGATTGGACAACAGCCGGGCCGGGGCGTCATATTGCTGCAAGGTGCCCCCGGGCCCGAACACCGCGACCCGGTCACCGAGTTTGATCGCCTCGTCGATGTCATGAGTGACGAAGACGATGGTCTTCTGCAATTCGCCTTGCAGCCGCAGGATTTCGGCCTGCAACTCATCACGCACCACCGGGTCGACCGCCGAGAACGGCTCGTCCATCAGCAGCACCGGCGGATCGGCGGCCAGCGCGCGGGCCACGCCGACGCGCTGCTGTTGCCCACCCGACAGCTGCGCGGGATAGCGATCACCGAGCTTGGGATCGAGACCCACTCGCTCCAGCACCGTGTAGGCGGCCTTGCGGGCGGCCCGCCGGGACTCGCCCTTGAGCACCGGCACCGTTGCCACGTTGTCGATCACCCGCTGGTGCGGCATCAGCCCGCCGCTCTGGATGACATAGCCGATGCCGAGCCGCAGCTTGACCGGGTTGACGCCGGCGATGTCGCGGCCGTCGACGGTGATCGTCCCGGCAGTGGGCTCGATCATCCGGTTGATCATCCGCATGGATGTCGTCTTGCCGCAGCCCGAGGGCCCGACGAATACCGTCAGCGTGCCCGTCGGCACCTCCATGCTCAGGTCATCGACCGCGACGGTGCCGTCCGGGTAGGTCTTCGTGACGTTGGCGAAGGTGATCATCTATTTCCCGATCGGTTTGTCGAAACCGTTGTCCCGTATCCACTTTCGCGCCGCCTCGTCAGGGTCGACGCCGGAGTTGCCGGACACGGCGGTATTGAGTTCTATAAGGGCTTCG
Coding sequences within:
- a CDS encoding ABC transporter permease: MNYLLTHLDKAWALTVIHLRLSLVPVVLGLVIAVPVGAYVWRTTALRRVTTVTASIIFTIPSLALFVVLPLIIPTRILDEANVIVALTLYTTALLVRAVPEALDAVPAQVRDAATAVGYTSVSRMLKVELPLSIPVLIAGLRVVAVTNISMVSVGSVIGIGGLGTWFTEGYQADKSDQIIAGIIAIFLLAIVIDVLILLAGRLITPWARAKASS
- a CDS encoding nucleoside deaminase → MIADELLVRAALDAAGLAGSEDVPIGAVVFGPDGTELARAANAREKLGDPTAHAEILALRAAAQVYGDGWRLAGTTLAVTVEPCTMCAGALVMARVARVVFGAWEPKTGAAGSLWDVVRDRRLTHRPEVRGGVLAEECAALLEGFFARQRDLG
- a CDS encoding ABC transporter permease → MNFLQEALAYILTGANWGGRAGLAVRIAEHLQYTAVAVVISALIAIPVGLLIGHTGRGTFLVVTGVNALRALPTLGVLLLGVLLWGLGLLPPTVALMLLGIPPLLAGTYAGIANVDPAVVDAARSMGMTETRVLLRVEVPNALPLILGGLRTATLQVVATATVAAYASLGGLGRYLIDGIKVRQFYLALVGALLVTVLALVLDALLALAVWASVPGSGRFRRMPQPLLDDEVSLDARVPTSQMSRTSRPGYERGGPSHTVDG
- a CDS encoding MBL fold metallo-hydrolase → MTLDSLRELDALTVEVISDNVSDTYVTKTPFAASEFDNVVKGGTKTIAGESLLVANLGYGLRLRSRIADDERAILFDAGTEPAAFVRNCENLHLDLGIVEEIAISHGHWDHMGALIAAIDKIIMSRGSVVVHVNPGMFVKRGIRLSNGQTIPVAAVPSEAEMREHGATVVNNGEARLLLDGQLYYSGEIPRVTAFEKGRVDHLCRPDDATGDWRPDPLLLDERMLIAHVRDLGLVIFSACSHAGIVNVCTEAHRLFPDIPIHAVMGGLHLGGVMERVIPQTVAGLAPFDIGHIIAGHCTGWRAVHALAEAYGDHVSQSAVGTSYHFQAP
- a CDS encoding putative glycolipid-binding domain-containing protein yields the protein MSAANDATESAWPAILTWRAHDDSRMESARVQLSGKRIKAYGRIVAAAAETNPAFSASYDLVTDETGATKRLSMSVTLAERDRQLSIARDEEGMWLVTDHQGQSRGAYDGALDVDVVFSPFFNALPIRRTGLYQRVDSVTLPVVYVSLPDLTVQQATISYGSSGPDAGDGIKLHSPVADTTITVDADGFIVDYPGLAERI
- a CDS encoding prephenate dehydrogenase produces the protein MCVLGLGLIGGSVLRAAVGAGREALGYNRSVEGAQGARFDGFSATTDLTEALSWAADREALIVLAVPMPAVSQLLSHIKDVAGECPLTDVISVKRAVLDAVREAGLLDRYVGGHPMAGTAHSGWSAGDAGLFAGAPWVLTVDEHVDARVWEQVMHLALDCHAVVVPATSDEHDAAAASISHLPHLLAEALAETAGEVPLAFALAAGSFRDGTRVAATAPDLVRAMCEANAEQLLPTLDRALELLNQARASLADRGSVADLVEAGHAARARYDSFSRPQIVTIAIGEEDWRAELAAAGRAGGVIRSALPVLGSRQ
- a CDS encoding ABC transporter ATP-binding protein, whose translation is MITFANVTKTYPDGTVAVDDLSMEVPTGTLTVFVGPSGCGKTTSMRMINRMIEPTAGTITVDGRDIAGVNPVKLRLGIGYVIQSGGLMPHQRVIDNVATVPVLKGESRRAARKAAYTVLERVGLDPKLGDRYPAQLSGGQQQRVGVARALAADPPVLLMDEPFSAVDPVVRDELQAEILRLQGELQKTIVFVTHDIDEAIKLGDRVAVFGPGGTLQQYDAPARLLSNPANEFVSGFIGADRGYRGLQFRQASGLPLHDIQTVTEAEIDALTLAPGDWRLVTRDDGRPYAWLDADGVQLHRGGSSLYDSTIAGGSLFTPGATLRLALDAALSSPAGLGVAVDDGGQVIGGVRADDVLEALEAQRTPAGQERSDSGGG
- a CDS encoding tRNA adenosine deaminase-associated protein produces the protein MEAQRAQNSPGSEAPDGFGVAVVREDGKWRCSAMSAKVLTSLTAAETELRELRSAGAVFGLLDIDDEFFLIVRPAPSGTRLLLSDATAALDYDIAAEALETLDADISPEDLEDADPFEEGDLGVLADIGLPEPVLSVILDETDLYADEQLGRIAREMGFADELSAVLDRLDR